In a genomic window of Trichoderma atroviride chromosome 4, complete sequence:
- a CDS encoding uncharacterized protein (BUSCO:EOG092D16KC) has translation MYEDGWYSFVPELSSSSNNRNETSNGRPRGHQRKESLLQQPNEVNNIAEILEDVLEEAEHTNDPPEPTLLRRAASYSDFYHVVRAELFKDAPRRLRRKVDRKSRNWEALTLFNEESASSHYYQREEVSSKSLDSLLLEDSQQEYLLYRDQLKMTERHLEGLVDNANDTLKLLTTLSQSFLSVEAQTSTFQAQCEELLTEQRRLEKLADEVGTDLYYYAYLEKATRRLNAPGAGRLIEDDDFSEMVKNIDSCIKFMTTHESYRERDSYLARYSALLTKALHLLDHGFNSSLEKVSSDIARQIAATKSESARHALAYGRFEEMMADSYSLLPNTRRIVRSAYHAYGQPVETSATSATYVSAVNTIFRTYFTTRDRDLKIMAQHDLNEYQKEVKSLSVETASRNFIKQLFERMYSEDVLFTKIFNIELAWSPLPDSAFQAVKLVNTTMVHPGNIVPLATNLQAVFQNAQLTETCSIVGWLANEYAVADLDEDESPSFRKYREYAARLLADHLWPFTDNLFEVEIVKSITKAPTQDGSLKISPVIDGVASSNAYPLVKRAMELLAMFDRAMPKERSAKNSPVVFKIVRETIQILQRAEARIKSIKTDTDSDLFMVKNLLIIKNELVSLEIGDIRSQPPAMQHFGQIWDTLSPQNWVGFFGSVISGNLWSRGAPSVTAKTLTVEDMSEQLDELLRQSIYAFTKRWASLINDSQNRKVGVKPIAKVEADLENILQTAFSNQPEVIAKLKEAIQLNAQAQTDATNADNGARRY, from the exons ATGTACGAGGACGGCTGGTACAGCTTCGTGCCGGAgcttagcagcagcagcaacaacagaaACGAGACGTCCAATGGCAGGCCTCGCGGGCACCAGCGCAAGGAATCGCTGCTACAGCAGCCCAAC GAGGTCAACAACATTGCCGAGATCCTCGAAGACGTTctagaagaagcagagcacACAAACGACCCTCCCGAACCCACGCTGCTCCGACGAGCTGCTTCATACTCCGATTTCTACCATGTTGTCAGGGCGGAGCTCTTCAAAGATGCCCCTCGCAGGCTGCGGCGGAAGGTTGACAGGAAGAGCAGGAACTGGGAGGCATTGACGCTTTTCAACGAAGAgtctgcatcttctcacTATTACCAGAGGGAAGAGGTGTCTTCAAAGTCTCTGGACAGCCTATTGTTGGAAGATAGTCAGCAGGAATATCT GCTGTATCGCGACCAATTGAAGATGACCGAGCGCCACCTTGAAGGCTTAGTCGACAATGCCAACGATACTTTGAAGCTATTGACCACTTTGTCGCAATCATTTCTGTCTGTTGAGGCTCAGACCTCGACTTTCCAGGCTCAGTGTGAAGAGCTCCTGACGGAACAGCGGCGGCTGGAGAAGCTTGCCGATGAGGTCGGAACAGATCTCTACTACTACGCCTATCTAGAGAAAGCCACAAGGCGTCTGAACGCTCCCGGTGCCGGCCGCTTAATAGAGGATGACGATTTTAGTGAGATGGTGAAGAACATTGATTCTTGCATCAAGTTCATGACTACTCAT GAGAGTTACCGAGAACGCGACTCATATCTAGCACGATACAGCGCCTTGCTTACCAAAGCCTTGCACCTTCTTGACCATGGTTTCAATAGCTCTTTGGAGAAGGTCTCCAGTGATATTGCTCGACAAATTGCAGCTACAAAATCAGAGTCTGCTCGCCACGCTTTAGCTTACGGAAGATTCgaagagatgatggcagATTCTTATTCTCTACTGCCAAATACCCGGAGAATAGTTCGATCGGCCTACCATGCATATGGACAGCCGGTTGAAACCTCGGCAACTTCTGCGACGTACGTCAGTGCTGTCAATACCATTTTCCGGACATATTTCACCACCCGCGATCGCGATTTGAAAATAATGGCGCAACATGATTTGAACGAATACCAGAAAGAGGTTAAGAGTTTATCGGTCGAGACAGCTTCCAGAAATTTCATCAAACAGTTGTTCGAGCGAATGTATAGCGAAGACGTTCTTTTCACTAAAATTTTCAACATCGAACTCGCATGGAGCCCTCTTCCGGATTCGGCTTTCCAAGCTGTCAAGCTGGTCAACACCACAATGGTTCATCCTGGAAATATCGTACCACTAGCGACGAACTTGCAGGCCGTCTTCCAGAACGCTCAACTCACAGAAACGTGCAGTATagttggctggctggctaaTGAATACGCCGTGGCTGActtggatgaggatgaatcTCCATCTTTCAGAAAGTATCGGGAATACGCCGCCAGGTTGCTCGCAGATCACCTGTGGCCATTTACAGACAACTTGTTTGAAGTAGAAATCGTGAAATCGATTACAAAGGCACCAACTCAGGATGGCTCTTTGAAGATCAGCCCTGTTATAGATGGAGTAGCGTCTTCAAATGCATATCCCTTGGTGAAACGAGCGATGGAACTTCTTGCCATGTTTGATCGAGCAATGCCTAAAGAACGATCT GCCAAGAACAGTCCCGTAGTGTTCAAAATTGTGCGAGAGACAATTCAGATTCTTCAGCGGGCCGAAGCTAGGATCAAGTCAATTAAAACTGATACTGATTCAGATCTCTTCATGGTTAAGAATTTACTCATTATCAAGAATGAGCTGGTATCACTTGAGATTGGTGACATACGGAGTCAACCTCCAGCCATGCAGCATTTTGGGCAAATTTGGGATACTCTGAGTCCCCAAAACTGGGTAGGATTTTTCGGAAGCGTCATCAGTGGCAATCTCTGGTCTCGAGGTGCGCCTTCGGTCACAGCCAAGACGCTTACGGTAGAAGACATGAGTGAGCAGCTCGACGAGCTTCTACGCCAGTCTATTTACGCATTCACAAAACGATGGGCTTCCCTCATCAATGACTCGCAAAACAGAAAAGTAGGAGTGAAGCCAATAGCCAAGGTGGAGGCTGATCTTGAAAACATACTCCAAACAGCGTTCAGCAACCAACCTGAAGTAATTGCGAAGCTGAAAGAAGCCATTCAACTCAACGCACAAGCACAGACAGATGCAACAAATGCAGACAACGGGGCACGGAGATACTAG
- a CDS encoding uncharacterized protein (EggNog:ENOG41), translating to MTEAETITYRGNCHCGDFVFEIKVPEIKDAYNCECSICVRKGYLWLDGKSNVNIVKGSLDQLTAYTFGEKKLKHLFCPKCFTGVAASWWKDEEADPQHALQPSYINAHAIQGLNTWDLKRVPYEGASKGEPHQDPAHKGELPKAAEGELVYTGSCHCGALTVAAPSKPIDETLEGVIECNCSICERIGALWIYRPVPNIILSGDEANIGKYEFGTHILYKTFCRICGVGMTNNFKDCTDEHIAALPEVLAKMYKSRHQARGVNARVLHGVDVSKLKTVKNDGLNGFPGDYGKV from the exons ATGACTGAAGCCGAGACCATCACATACAGAGGAAACTGCCATTGCGGCGACTTTGTGTTTGAGATCAAGGTGCCCGAAATCAAGGACGCATACAACTGCGAATGCAGCATCTGCGTGAGAAAGGGCTATCTTTGGCTTGACGGGAAAAGCAACGTGAATATTGTCAAGGGCAGCTTAGACCAGCTGACGGCGTATACGTTTGGCGAAAAGAAACTGAAGCATTTG TTCTGCCCCAAATGTTTTACTGGTGTGGCGGCATCTTGGTGGAAGGATGAGGAGGCAGACCCACAACATGCTCTGCAGCCATCCTATATCAAT GCACATGCTATTCAAGGGCTCAACACCTGGGATCTGAAGAGAGTCCC ATACGAAGGTGCTTCCAAGGGAGAACCCCATCAGGACCCAGCTCATAAAGGAGAGCTCCCCAAGGCCGCAGAAGGAGAGCTTGTGTACACAGGCAGTTGCCATTGTGGAGCGCTCACAGTAGCTGCGCCGAGCAAACCAATTGATGAGACCCTCGAAGGAGTCATAGAATGCAACTGTAGCATTTGCGAACGT ATTGGCGCCCTCTGGATATACCGCCCCGTCCCAAATATCATCTTATCCGGAGACGAGGCCAACATTGGCAAATACGAATTCGGAACGCACATTCTATACAAGACGTTTTGCAGGATTTGCGGCGTCGGCATGACGAACAACTTCAAAGACTGTACCGACGAGCATATTGCTGCACTACCAGAAGTCCTGGCGAAGATGTATAAATCACGACATCAGGCGAGGGGTGTCAACGCACGGGTGCTGCATGGGGTGGATGTGAGCAAATTGAAGACTGTCAAGAATGATGGATTGAATGGATTCCCTGGAGATTATGGAAAGGTGTAA